Below is a genomic region from Castanea sativa cultivar Marrone di Chiusa Pesio chromosome 2, ASM4071231v1.
CTCCACTGCCAATATACAGTGCATAGTCTACACAATGTTTCTACCTTGGGTTGCTGACGTGGCTCGTGAGCTTCATCTTCCTTCCGCCCTTCTTTTGATTCAGCCTGCAATGGTTTTCGACATATATTACTACTACTACAATGGTTTTGCCGATGTTATTGGGGACGACAGTGATGACCGGCCCTCCTTTTCGATACAGTTACCAGGTTTGCCATTACTCGCTACTCGTGACCTTCCCTCCTTCTTGCTTGCTTCAAACCCTTATGCTTTTGCACCCGCTGCAATTCAAGCCCAATTTGAAGTGCTTGAAAAGGAGAGCAATCCTAGAGTTCTTGTAAATACCTTTGATGAACTAGAGCCCGAGGCTTTAAAAGCACTTGAAAAACTTAATTTGGTTGCAATTGGACCGCTAGTTCCATTTGCTATTTTGGATGGAAGAGATCTGTCTAATGGCTCCAAAAATTACATCAAATGGCTCAACTCGAAGTCCGAATCATCGGTCATTTACGTTTCATTTGGAAGCTTATTGGTGTTAAAAAAGGAACAAATGGAGGAAATTGCACATGGATTGTTGGATTTTGGGAGGCCCTTCTTGTGGGTCATAAGAGCTAAGGAAAGTGGGGAAGAAGAGAAGTTGAGTTGTAGAGAGGAATTGGAACAAATGGGAATGATAGTGCCATGGTGTTCCCAAGTGGAGGTTTTGTCACATCCTTCACTAGGATGCTTTGTGACACATTGTGGGTGGAATTCAACTTTGGAGAGTTTGGTTTTAGGGATGCCAATGGTAGCATTTCCACAGTGGTCTGATCAAGGGACGAATGCGAAGCTAATTGAAGATGTGTGGAAGACAGGAGTGAGGGTGACAGTGAATAAGGATGGGATTGTTGAAGGTGATGAGATTAAGAGATGCTTGGAATTGGTTATGGGAGATGGAGAAAGAAGGGAAGCAATTAAAAGGAATGCCAAGAAATGGAAGGAGTTGGCTATGAAGGCTGCCAACGAAGTTGGTTCTTCTTCCTATAACAATCTCAAAGCTTTTGTGGATGAGATTGATGAAGTTAATGTTGTTGTTAAAAGAGTGTAGGTTTGCTGATGTGAAGCATCATAATAAGCTACAAGACTAAGTGCCCATAACATTGCTAATGGGATTGTATGTTTGCTGATGAAATAAAAGAGTAATTATAGAAAGTGATTCTAACACATGTATAGATTCCCTCTCATCTACTAAGGACATTATTCCCTGGGGACTAAATCATTTTGTTGAGGCTATCTATGTGGCATGTTCCTTGCTAGTTTCAATTTCTTTTAGTTGAGTTTATCGTGAAGCAAATATGACTGCTCATAAATTAGCTATAGAGAGGTTGTcttttttgtttccttgtaaTTTGCTTTCTATTGAATAACATTtctagtttttcaaaaaaaaagaagtgtttGTTTTTACATCCATACTTTCGTATATTAAAACGTGTAATTTTTGCATTAATTGTGTGTATTCATATAAAATCGGAGAGATAAACAAGTGTAACAAGATATTTTGTATGCAcggtttatttatgtttttttgccTTTGTCTtatcttctctttctttattgttGCTAGGTTGGCAAATCAGCTAAGCAGTttggaaaatatataattatggttTGGTTTGTCCAGTAGCTATATGCTTATTACGTCTTCTAAACATTTGTGGATCACATTCTATAACATAAAATTGGTCGATAGCAACTAGCAAATTACATCTTAATGAAATTTCTTGTCCTTCACTATCTAAAACTAAGCAAACCTGTTTccatcccaaaaattaaaaaattataataataaatgaataatcaaatccTACTTGTGATTTTTGATAATGGAAAATGTCACTTCTAAGTTTGAACATACTAATACATAAGAAAgtttctaatggttgaataaaagatctgaaGTTTAAtttccgcctacaccaaaaatcaattaatgccttggtttgataataaataacGCAATTATCAAAAGCCGACAgttgaaactctataaaaataaattttttgaaaaaagtgcTAATGCAAATAAACAACTAAAGTCAGTAACACACACAAGCGTGTTTCATATGTTGTATGCACAAAGGTCATTCATTCACATTTgtatggaaaaagaaagagaagataaTTACTTGCGTATTATTGTTTTATATGTTGTATGCATAAAGGTCCTCTGTTCATATTTGTATAgcataagaaagagaaagatatataaTTACTTGCGTAggtttattattagtttttttcctctctctctctctctctctctctagatttttggaatatgaattatgaagagtttatgtgtgtgaagcttcctctctttctcttgattttttgttggtgcaaacaaaatgataatggaaataacacaaagagaaactaaataatacttctgaattttattaacttaaagagagaaattacacaacactatttggattGAGGCGTGACACTCGCTctttttaaggagattcaagcccttggttggctaaactttgtaactggTGCAGACCATCTCTGACTTATCttccccaggatacaacagcccaacaagtgtcgtttggctagaacaacctttgcacaaagtgttcaagcccaaagctccaccagaaagaacgccctcccttgccaagaatctcccCATTctttttagtgtatattgcagtaacttggtacctccacccttcacctcccccttgcgcatgTATCTAGCCCAAAATCTGAGATATTTCATGTTCGCCCATTattcaccacaattaaaaagaataaaatagtcgCTCTCCTTTTTAGTgtgagattaaacattttcactaactcctcatcttccatattcactcccatatctttaaatttatattgtaacatttattcattttaattatttaatattaaaatgctc
It encodes:
- the LOC142624445 gene encoding phloretin 4'-O-glucosyltransferase-like, which encodes MLKHQQSQFVIVTYPAQGHINPAFQFAERLIRLGVHVTFFTTVGAHRRGMIKSPPPDGLSFATYSDGYDDGVVPMEDAQKRRDQLKHNGSKALTDLIVSTANIQCIVYTMFLPWVADVARELHLPSALLLIQPAMVFDIYYYYYNGFADVIGDDSDDRPSFSIQLPGLPLLATRDLPSFLLASNPYAFAPAAIQAQFEVLEKESNPRVLVNTFDELEPEALKALEKLNLVAIGPLVPFAILDGRDLSNGSKNYIKWLNSKSESSVIYVSFGSLLVLKKEQMEEIAHGLLDFGRPFLWVIRAKESGEEEKLSCREELEQMGMIVPWCSQVEVLSHPSLGCFVTHCGWNSTLESLVLGMPMVAFPQWSDQGTNAKLIEDVWKTGVRVTVNKDGIVEGDEIKRCLELVMGDGERREAIKRNAKKWKELAMKAANEVGSSSYNNLKAFVDEIDEVNVVVKRV